The following proteins are co-located in the Pseudomonas sp. DY-1 genome:
- a CDS encoding CoA-transferase subunit beta, whose amino-acid sequence MSAYTTNEMMTVAAARRLKNGAVCFVGIGLPSKAANLARLTSSPDVVLIYESGPIGAKPTVLPLSIGDGELAETADTVVPTGEIFRYWLQGGRIDVGFLGAAQVDRFGNINTTVIGDYNSPKVRLPGAGGAPEIAGSAKEVLIILKQSHRTFVDKLAFITSVGHGEGGDHRKQLGLPGKGPVALITDLCIMEPEAGTNEFIVTSLHPGVTREQVIENTGWAIRFAADVSETLAPNETELTALRALEARTAAAHGQQGGEE is encoded by the coding sequence ATGAGCGCCTATACCACCAATGAAATGATGACCGTGGCGGCTGCCCGCCGCCTGAAGAATGGCGCCGTCTGCTTTGTTGGCATTGGCCTGCCGTCCAAGGCCGCCAACCTGGCGCGCCTGACCTCGTCCCCGGACGTGGTGCTGATCTATGAGTCCGGCCCCATCGGCGCCAAGCCGACCGTGCTGCCGCTGTCCATCGGTGACGGCGAGCTGGCCGAAACCGCTGACACCGTAGTGCCCACCGGTGAAATCTTCCGTTACTGGCTGCAAGGCGGCCGCATCGACGTCGGTTTCCTCGGCGCCGCCCAGGTCGACCGCTTCGGTAACATCAACACCACCGTGATCGGCGACTACAACAGCCCGAAAGTGCGTCTGCCGGGCGCCGGCGGTGCTCCGGAGATTGCCGGTTCCGCCAAGGAAGTGCTGATCATCCTCAAGCAGTCCCACCGCACTTTCGTCGATAAGCTGGCCTTCATCACCTCCGTCGGCCACGGTGAAGGCGGTGACCACCGCAAGCAGCTGGGCCTGCCCGGCAAAGGTCCGGTGGCGCTGATTACCGACCTCTGCATCATGGAGCCGGAAGCCGGTACCAACGAATTCATCGTCACCTCGCTGCACCCGGGCGTGACCCGCGAGCAGGTCATCGAGAACACCGGCTGGGCCATTCGCTTCGCCGCCGACGTTTCCGAGACCCTGGCCCCCAACGAAACCGAGCTGACCGCACTGCGCGCCCTGGAAGCTCGCACCGCTGCTGCCCACGGCCAGCAAGGCGGTGAGGAATGA
- a CDS encoding CoA transferase subunit A, with product MAEIISLREAVERFINDGDKVALEGFTHLIPTAASHEIIRQGKKDLHVVRMTPDLVYDLLIGAGCTRKLTFSWGGNPGVGSLHRLRDAVEKQWPNALEIDEHSHADLANSYVAGASGLPFAVLRAYAGSDLPKVNPNIKFIQCPFTGEQLAAVPSVRPDVTVIHAQKADRKGNVLLWGILGVQKEAALAAKRCIVTVEEIVDDLNAPMNACVLPTWALTAVCHVPGGAHPSYAHGYYERDNRFYQAWDPIARNRETFTAWIDEYIRGTADFAEFQAKIAEAK from the coding sequence ATGGCTGAAATCATTTCCCTCCGCGAAGCCGTCGAGCGTTTCATCAACGACGGCGACAAGGTAGCCCTCGAGGGCTTCACCCACCTGATTCCTACTGCCGCTTCCCACGAAATCATCCGCCAGGGCAAGAAAGACCTGCACGTGGTGCGCATGACCCCTGACCTGGTCTATGACCTGCTGATCGGCGCCGGCTGCACCCGCAAGCTGACCTTCTCCTGGGGCGGCAACCCCGGCGTGGGCTCGCTACACCGCCTGCGTGACGCCGTAGAGAAGCAGTGGCCGAATGCCCTGGAGATCGACGAACACAGCCACGCCGACCTGGCCAACTCCTATGTGGCCGGTGCCTCTGGCCTGCCGTTCGCCGTGCTGCGTGCGTATGCCGGTTCCGACCTGCCGAAGGTCAACCCGAACATCAAGTTCATCCAGTGCCCGTTCACCGGTGAGCAACTGGCGGCGGTCCCGTCGGTTCGTCCGGACGTGACTGTGATCCATGCGCAGAAGGCCGACCGCAAGGGCAACGTGCTGCTCTGGGGCATCCTCGGCGTGCAGAAGGAGGCGGCCCTTGCAGCCAAGCGTTGCATCGTCACCGTCGAAGAAATTGTCGACGACCTGAACGCGCCGATGAACGCCTGCGTCCTGCCCACCTGGGCCCTGACCGCTGTTTGCCATGTGCCTGGTGGTGCCCATCCGTCCTACGCCCACGGTTACTACGAGCGCGACAACCGCTTCTACCAGGCCTGGGACCCGATCGCCCGCAACCGCGAAACCTTCACTGCCTGGATCGATGAGTACATCCGTGGCACTGCCGATTTCGCCGAGTTCCAAGCCAAGATTGCGGAGGCCAAGTGA
- a CDS encoding VOC family protein, whose product MSKRIHTIVPCLWFDDQAEAAANFYIGIFPNSKIATISRYGEAGRDVHGREPGSVLTVDFELDGQRFTALNGGPVFTFNEAVSFQIHCDDQEELDYYWDRLSAGGDPNAQQCGWLKDRFGLSWQVVPIAMLEMLEDSLSAPSQRAFAAMMQMKKLDIAALKKAFDG is encoded by the coding sequence ATGAGCAAGCGGATTCACACCATCGTCCCGTGCCTGTGGTTCGACGACCAGGCTGAGGCTGCCGCCAACTTCTACATCGGCATCTTTCCCAATTCGAAGATCGCGACCATCAGTCGTTATGGCGAGGCGGGCAGGGATGTCCATGGCAGGGAGCCGGGGTCTGTACTCACCGTGGACTTCGAACTGGACGGCCAGCGCTTCACTGCTCTGAATGGCGGCCCGGTATTCACCTTCAATGAGGCTGTGTCCTTTCAGATCCACTGCGATGACCAGGAAGAACTGGACTACTACTGGGACCGGCTTTCCGCCGGTGGTGACCCGAATGCCCAGCAGTGCGGCTGGCTCAAGGACCGCTTCGGTCTGTCCTGGCAGGTGGTGCCCATCGCCATGCTTGAAATGCTCGAGGACTCGCTGTCGGCGCCTTCGCAGCGTGCCTTCGCAGCGATGATGCAGATGAAGAAACTGGATATCGCGGCATTGAAAAAGGCTTTCGACGGTTGA
- a CDS encoding nitronate monooxygenase family protein, with protein MSIAHLLGIEHPIIQAPMVGVSTPALAAAVSNAGALGSIGIGASTPAQARAMFVETRALTSRPFNVNLFCHRPAVSDAQREAAWLEHLRPLFSEFDAEPPAGIREIYKSFLGDPEMAQLLLDERPAVVSFHFGLPPQDWIDALKGAGIRLLASATSLEEARLVEAAGVDAIVAQGVEAGGHRGVFEPEKGDDGIGTLALVRLIARHSRLPVIAAGGIMDGQGIRAVMALGAQGAQLGTAFVPCPESAANAAYRAALKSDRARQTRITAAISGRPARGMVNRLWTDLDTPDAPALPDYPNTYDAAKALHAAASTRGCNDFAVQWAGQGAPLAREMPAAELVKVLVEEMHG; from the coding sequence ATGTCCATTGCTCATCTGCTCGGCATCGAGCATCCCATCATCCAGGCCCCCATGGTGGGCGTTTCCACCCCGGCCCTGGCCGCCGCCGTTTCCAATGCCGGCGCACTGGGCTCCATCGGTATCGGTGCCAGCACCCCGGCCCAGGCCCGCGCCATGTTCGTGGAAACCCGTGCCCTGACCAGCAGGCCCTTCAACGTCAACCTGTTCTGCCACCGTCCGGCCGTATCCGATGCCCAGCGTGAGGCAGCCTGGCTGGAACACCTGCGGCCTTTGTTCAGCGAGTTCGACGCCGAACCGCCGGCGGGTATTCGCGAGATCTACAAGAGCTTCCTTGGCGACCCCGAGATGGCGCAGCTATTGCTCGACGAGCGCCCGGCCGTGGTCAGCTTCCACTTCGGACTACCGCCGCAGGACTGGATCGACGCGCTGAAGGGTGCAGGCATCCGCTTGCTGGCCAGCGCCACCAGCCTGGAAGAGGCGCGCCTGGTAGAGGCGGCCGGGGTCGATGCCATAGTCGCCCAAGGTGTGGAGGCGGGCGGCCATCGTGGTGTGTTCGAGCCGGAAAAAGGTGATGACGGAATAGGCACCCTGGCGCTTGTGCGGCTCATTGCTCGCCACTCCCGGCTGCCGGTAATCGCCGCCGGCGGCATCATGGACGGGCAGGGCATCCGCGCCGTCATGGCACTGGGGGCTCAGGGGGCGCAGTTGGGCACTGCCTTCGTGCCATGTCCCGAGTCCGCAGCCAACGCCGCGTATCGCGCTGCGCTGAAGAGTGATCGCGCCCGCCAGACGCGCATTACCGCCGCCATTTCCGGTCGCCCGGCCCGTGGCATGGTCAATCGTCTCTGGACGGACCTCGATACCCCGGATGCTCCGGCCCTGCCGGACTATCCGAATACCTACGATGCCGCCAAGGCCCTGCATGCCGCGGCCAGCACCAGGGGCTGCAACGATTTCGCCGTTCAGTGGGCCGGGCAGGGCGCACCGCTGGCGCGGGAGATGCCGGCTGCGGAGTTGGTGAAGGTGTTGGTTGAGGAGATGCACGGCTGA
- a CDS encoding LysR substrate-binding domain-containing protein: protein MDLSSLEIFRAVALECSVTRAAQRLQRAQSNVTTRIRQLEEELGTALFLRDGKRMTLTDRGQAFLDYSERLLALADEARQAMHPLQPAGRLRLGTMESTAASRLPVPLADFHGQCPDVELEVSTGTSQALVEGVQARRLDCALVAWPREEEEVAAMGLEAQPVFLEELLLVLPAGHPPVEGPSDVRVRGLAGFAEGCTYRQIAENWLSGESRPLPKVQQVGSYHAILACVSAGSCVGILPRSVLELQREPPLLRQFPLMQVETLLVWRQGYSTAAFEAFRRVLSSID, encoded by the coding sequence ATGGATCTATCCAGCCTGGAGATATTCCGCGCGGTTGCCCTGGAATGCAGCGTCACCCGTGCCGCGCAGCGATTGCAGCGGGCGCAGTCCAACGTCACCACGCGAATCCGTCAGTTGGAGGAAGAGCTGGGCACCGCGCTGTTCCTCCGCGATGGCAAGCGCATGACCCTGACTGATCGGGGCCAGGCCTTCCTCGATTACAGCGAGCGGCTGCTGGCCCTGGCTGATGAAGCGCGCCAGGCCATGCACCCGCTGCAACCTGCCGGTCGCCTGCGCCTGGGCACCATGGAGAGCACTGCTGCCAGTCGCCTGCCCGTGCCACTCGCGGACTTCCACGGTCAATGCCCCGACGTGGAGCTGGAGGTGAGTACTGGCACCAGTCAGGCGCTGGTGGAAGGCGTTCAGGCACGCCGCCTCGATTGCGCCCTGGTGGCCTGGCCCAGGGAAGAGGAGGAAGTTGCCGCGATGGGGCTGGAAGCGCAGCCGGTTTTCCTGGAGGAGTTGCTGCTGGTCTTGCCAGCCGGCCACCCGCCGGTAGAAGGACCATCCGATGTGCGGGTGCGGGGGCTAGCGGGATTCGCCGAGGGCTGCACGTATCGGCAGATCGCCGAGAACTGGTTGTCCGGCGAAAGCCGCCCACTGCCAAAGGTGCAGCAGGTGGGCTCCTACCACGCCATCCTCGCCTGCGTGTCGGCTGGCTCCTGCGTCGGCATCCTGCCGCGCTCGGTGCTGGAGTTGCAGCGCGAACCTCCGCTACTACGACAATTTCCCCTCATGCAGGTAGAAACCCTGCTGGTCTGGCGCCAGGGCTATTCCACGGCCGCCTTCGAGGCATTTCGCCGGGTACTGTCCAGCATCGACTGA